The Microcoleus sp. AS-A8 genome has a window encoding:
- a CDS encoding Cthe_2314 family HEPN domain-containing protein — protein MIFEFPSEDDWQRISRTFPFKELNIPNDSFGQYGAASNDFNLLFTKTELEEWTKHLKNRLYDVHMSYVMLCFYFEKGIPDKEWFISPGRNGESVQYFPHFTQYHFQIKSWFDYYVDTFYYKLFSALDTIGQILNIRHNLGIKKPDLGKVMKKLEKMRPDIHNELKRLKDKSAFKQANELRNDITHNFLPSSIGGSITKFQDAPALGIGEYVPSATIKQNVIDVLYVFADILNYLKRDDK, from the coding sequence ATGATTTTCGAGTTTCCATCTGAGGATGATTGGCAGCGTATATCTCGCACTTTTCCGTTTAAGGAACTCAATATTCCAAACGATAGTTTCGGTCAATACGGAGCTGCAAGTAACGATTTCAACCTACTATTTACGAAGACAGAACTGGAGGAATGGACAAAACATCTAAAAAATCGATTGTATGACGTTCACATGAGTTATGTAATGTTGTGCTTCTACTTTGAAAAAGGTATTCCAGACAAGGAATGGTTTATTTCGCCAGGACGGAATGGTGAGTCCGTTCAATATTTTCCACATTTCACCCAATATCACTTTCAAATAAAGAGTTGGTTTGATTACTATGTGGACACGTTCTATTACAAACTGTTTTCGGCACTGGATACTATAGGGCAGATTCTCAATATCAGGCATAACCTAGGGATAAAGAAACCAGATTTAGGTAAGGTTATGAAAAAACTAGAAAAGATGCGTCCGGATATTCATAACGAGCTAAAGCGATTGAAAGACAAGTCTGCTTTCAAGCAAGCGAATGAACTGAGAAACGATATTACACATAACTTCTTACCAAGTAGCATAGGTGGAAGCATTACAAAATTTCAGGATGCACCTGCTTTAGGGATCGGAGAATATGTACCATCGGCAACTATTAAACAAAATGTTATCGATGTGCTTTATGTATTTGCCGATATCCTGAATTATCTCAAGAGAGATGATAAATAG
- a CDS encoding ribbon-helix-helix protein, CopG family → MASITINIPDAQLQKLQQLAQENGISLEDLLRASIEDWLSYPKSEFVQASNYVLKKNAELYRRLA, encoded by the coding sequence GTGGCTTCCATCACCATTAACATTCCAGACGCTCAATTACAGAAGTTGCAACAATTAGCACAGGAAAACGGAATCTCTCTTGAAGACTTGCTACGTGCAAGCATTGAGGATTGGCTCAGTTATCCAAAGAGCGAATTTGTCCAAGCGTCAAACTATGTGTTGAAGAAAAATGCTGAGTTATATCGACGCTTGGCATGA